In the genome of Cupriavidus malaysiensis, one region contains:
- a CDS encoding AGE family epimerase/isomerase — MPASSTVPPRLAARVDALVRHYTGTILPLWRGAGWNPTLRLPYEALDGGSGAPLPPVRYRAMACARQLYVFAHAGLPGSADAEHAAALFASLEACFGDGEGSWIYSVDAAAEPLERARDLYTYAFAVFACAEYHKRSGSEAALRLMARTTALIEARFADGAGLYRSALDAGYGDSGAPVLQNPIMHLTEAYLAAYGIAGDAWYGQRLREIGEAVLARFVDPGNGCVAELPQGEPGNRIEPGHQFEWFALVAMAPAVFGGSALEASLRRAFAFAQRFGVDAATQGVGAALAADGSVTDATQRIWAQTEFARALALEGSTASLATLAEWAGCFEARFLHAGGWHEVLGPAGEVLRTDMPSTTPYHLFGAYRALPSAGL; from the coding sequence ATGCCTGCCTCATCCACCGTCCCGCCCCGACTCGCTGCCCGCGTCGACGCCCTGGTCCGCCACTACACGGGCACCATCCTGCCGCTGTGGCGCGGCGCCGGCTGGAACCCCACCCTGCGCCTGCCTTACGAGGCGCTCGACGGCGGCAGCGGCGCGCCGCTGCCGCCGGTGCGCTACCGTGCCATGGCCTGCGCGCGCCAACTCTATGTGTTCGCCCACGCGGGCCTGCCCGGAAGCGCCGACGCGGAACACGCGGCGGCCTTGTTCGCCTCGCTGGAGGCCTGCTTCGGCGACGGCGAGGGCAGCTGGATCTACAGCGTCGACGCGGCCGCCGAGCCGCTGGAGCGGGCGCGCGACCTCTATACCTACGCCTTTGCCGTGTTCGCCTGCGCCGAGTACCACAAGCGCAGCGGCAGCGAGGCGGCACTGCGGCTGATGGCGCGCACCACGGCGCTGATCGAGGCACGCTTCGCCGACGGCGCCGGCTTGTACCGTTCCGCGCTCGATGCCGGCTATGGGGACAGCGGCGCGCCGGTGCTGCAGAACCCCATCATGCACCTGACCGAGGCCTACCTGGCCGCCTATGGCATTGCCGGCGACGCCTGGTACGGCCAGCGCCTGCGCGAGATCGGCGAGGCCGTGCTGGCGCGCTTCGTCGATCCGGGCAACGGCTGCGTGGCCGAGCTGCCGCAGGGCGAGCCCGGCAACCGCATCGAGCCGGGGCACCAGTTCGAGTGGTTTGCGCTGGTGGCGATGGCGCCGGCAGTGTTCGGCGGATCGGCGCTGGAGGCCTCGCTGCGACGCGCCTTCGCCTTCGCGCAACGCTTCGGCGTGGATGCCGCCACCCAGGGCGTCGGCGCGGCGCTGGCGGCGGATGGCAGCGTGACGGACGCCACCCAGCGCATCTGGGCGCAGACGGAGTTCGCCCGCGCGCTGGCGCTGGAGGGCAGCACGGCCTCGCTGGCCACGCTGGCGGAGTGGGCCGGGTGCTTCGAGGCGCGGTTCCTGCACGCCGGCGGCTGGCATGAAGTGCTCGGGCCGGCCGGCGAGGTGCTGCGCACCGACATGCCGTCGACCACGCCCTATCACCTGTTCGGCGCCTACCGAGCCTTGCCCTCGGCAGGACTGTGA